The region CTACAACATTAGAGGACGATAATAAAATTGAAAAATTAGTGACAAAGCTAGGGGTTGATTGTTTTAGAGGATCCTCTGAAGATGTCTTATCTAGGTATTACTTTGCTGCTAAAAAATACAAAGCAGATGTTATAGTAAGAGTTACTAGTGATTGTCCATTAATTGATTATGATACAAGTGATAAAATTATTAAATATTACTTAGATAATTTAGATAAATATGACTATGTAAGCAATACTATTGAAAGAACATATCCTAGAGGATTAGATACAGAAGTGTTTAGTTTTCAAGCTTTAGAAAAAAGTCATATGGAAGCTAAAAAGAAATATGAAAGAGAACATGTAACTCCATATATTTATCAAAACACAGATATGTTTAGAGTAGCTCAATATAAAAATGAAGATGATTATTCTAATTATAGATGGACGTTAGATACTGAAGAAGATTATAAATTAATAAGTATAATTTATAATAATTTGTACAAGAAAGATAAATTATTCTCTTTCGATAATATATTAAAATTTATAGATGAAAATCCTTATTTAATTAAAATAAATGAACATGTTCAACAAAAAAAGTTAGGAGAATAGTGGAGGGAGAATAATTGAAACAAAGGATACTTATTACTGGTGCTACCGGTATGTTAGGAATAAGTATTATTAATGCGTTTAAAGATGACAATAGGTTTGAAGTATATGGTATTAGCAGAAGAGTTAATGAAAAAGTAAATGATTATAATAGGGTTATTGCAGATATTACAGATAATAATGAATTATTGATAATTTTAAATGATATTAAACCAGATGTAATAATACACTGTGCTGCTAATACTAATGTAGACAGTTGTAACCACAATAAAGAATATGCATATAAATTACATGTAGAGGCTACTCATACTTTAGCAAAATTTGATTCTAGATATATATATATATCTACAGATTCTGTTTTTGATGGTCAGAAGGGTGACTATTATGAAGAGGATGAGACAAATCCATTGAATTATTATGCAGTTACAAAATTAAAAGGTGAAAAGGTAAGTTTAAATAGTAATTCTAAAGCATTAATTTTAAGGACAAATATATATGGTTTTCATTTAGAGAAAAAAAATTCACTGGTGGAATGGGCTTTAGATAATTTATTATTAAATAAAAAAATTAATGGGTTCAATGATGTATATTTTAATCCTGTATATGTGAATCAATTAGCAAGAATAATAAAAAAGATTGTTATTATAAAAGATATTTCGGGGATTTTAAATGTTGGTAGCAAGGAATATATAAGTAAATACAAGTTCCTTATAAAGTTGGCAGAAGTATTTAGTATATCTAAAAGTTTAATAATACCTAAATCTATAGATGATATTAAATTTGATGCTATAAGACCTAGAAACACAACTTTAAATCTAGACAAATTTGAATATGTATTTAAAGAAATTCCTAGTATAGATGAAGGAATAATGGAATTAAGAAATGATTATGATAATTTTTTTAGCAATAAGGAGGTATTTTAACTATGAGTTTTAATTCTAAAATTAGGATAGGTGACAGAACAATAGAAAAAGGTGGGAAACCTTATTTTATTGCAGACATTGCTGCTAATCATGATGGTTCAATTGATAGGGCTTTTAAATTAATAGAATTAGCAAAAGAAGCTGGAGCAGATGTAGCTAAATTTCAAAATTTTAGTGCGAATAAAATTGTAAGTAGAAATGGATTTGATTCATTAGGGGGTCAATTGTCGCATCAGGCAAATTGGGAAAAATCAGTTTATGATGTTTATGAAGATGCAAGTATCCCTGAAGAATGGACAAGACGTTTAAAAGAAAAATGTGATGAAGTAGGAATAGAATATATGACTAGTCCATATGATTTTGATTCTGTTGATTTAGTTGAGCCTTATGTAAATGCTTATAAGATAGGTTCAGGAGATATAACTTGGAGCGAGATATTAAAACATATAGCAAAAAAAGGTAAACCTGTATTATTAGCTACAGGAGCTTCTGATTTGGATGATGTAAAAAGGGCTGTGGATGAAATAAAATGTATTAATAAAGATATTGTTTTAATGCAATGTAACACAAATTATACAGCTAGTAAAGAAAACTTTAAATATATAAACTTAAATGTATTAAATACATATAGGAAAATGTATCCTAATATAATATTAGGTTTGTCAGACCATACTTTAGGGTATTCTACAGTATTAGGTGCTATAGCTTTTGGAGCTACTATAATAGAAAAACATTTTACTGATGATAATGATAGAATTGGTCCAGATCATAAGTTTTCTATGAATCCAACCACATGGAGAAAAATGGTGGAGGCAGCTAATGAATTATATTTATCTTTAGGAGATGGAGTAAAAAGAATAGAAGAAAACGAGCAACAAACAGCTATAGTTCAAAGAAGATCTTTATATTATAGAAAAGATTTAAAAGCTGGGCATGTAATTGACAAAAAAGATTTATTTCCAGTAAGACCTATAAAACAAGATGGCATACCACCATATGAAATAGATAGAATTGTAGGCAAAAAGATTTCAATAGACGTAAAAAGTGATGATTATGTAAAATGGAGTGATTTTGAGTAATGGTTATGGGGAAAAAGGTTTATTTGAAAGCGATTGAGAGAGAAGATTTACCCTATCTTATGAATTGGAGAAATAGACCTGATTTTAGAAAATATTTTAGAGAATATAGAGAAATTAATTCAGATATGCAAGAAAAATGGTATGAAAATAAAGTGATTAATGATAATTCTACAATAATGTTTTCTATTAAAGATATAGAAAATAATCAATTACTAGGATGTTGTGGGTTATGTTATATAAATTGGATACATAGGTATGCAGATTTATCTTTATATATAGGGTGGAATAATGAATATATAGACAATAAGGGATATGCATTAGAAGCATGTGAACTTCTTTTTAATTATGCCTTTAATGAATTGAATCTAAATAAAATTTGGACTGAGATATACGAGTTTGACAATAAAAAGAAAAAATTATATGAATCAATGGGGTTTAAGGTAGATGGAATATTAAGACAGAATTATTTTTATGACGGAAAGTGGTGGAATTCATATATTTTGTCTTTATTGAAGGATGAAATATATGAATTTAATGAGGGAGATTAGTGTATAATGCTAGAAGAAGATATTGAATCTAAACTTAAGAAAGCTTTTGAAATGTTAAGAAAACGGGATAAAATATTGCTTGAAATAGATATAAATGAAAGGACATTATGCCATAGATTAGCAATTTATTTAGAACAAATTTTTGCAGGGTATGATGTAGATTGTGAATATAATAGAATTGGTTCAAATGATCCAAAAAAGCTAATATTTAAAGATTTGAAAAAAGATTTCAAAGATGCAAAACTTGATAATTCAGCAGCTGATGATACAGTTGCAAGGACTGTATACCCAGATATAGTAGTTCATAAAAGAACTACGGAAGAAAATTTACTTATAATTGAGATTAAAAAATCTACAAATAATACGGATAGAAATATTGATATTAACAAAATAAAAAAATACAAAAGTCAATTAGGGTATAAACACGGTGTATTTATTGAAATAGAAGTTAAAAATAAAATTGATAGTGATGAGGATTTTTATGAACTGTCGTTTATACATGATAATGTAAATTGTATTAATTAACAAATTTAAACCTTGACATTATACAATTAGTAAATCTAAATTATACAGACTGGAGATTTTTCCAGTTTTTTTTGTTGCTTTTTATAGGGAACTAGATACAATTATATTATAACATATATAAAATACTCAGAGGATTCATGAATTATGATTTTCTTAATAAGAATCATTATATGAAAGGAGTGAAATGTATGCCTTCAAAGATTGATTTATTATTAAAAGAAATAGGAAATATCAAAAAAAGTTTATCAATAATAGAGGAAGAACTTATACAGATGCAAAATCTAAGACAAGAAACAAAAACAAACATGGGAAAAGTAGATGAAGAAACATCAGATATTTGGAGTCAGGTTATCAAAGTTATTAAAAATGAATTAACAGAAGTTAGTTTCAACACTTGGATAAGAGATATAAAATTAGTATCTAAGGATAATAATTATTTCTATATTTCCGTGCCAAATGCTTTTCATCAAAATATAATCGAGGGAAGATATCTTAAAATAATTGAAAATGCTCTTATGTTTGTAACTAATAAAAATTATACGGCAAAAGTTTTAGTAGAAGAAACCTATGAAGATTGTAGTGAAAAATGGGGAGCAATTGAAAGGATAGAGAAAACCGATAATAAATATAATTTTGATAATCTTATAAAATGAAGTTGAAAAGAATCACTTTAGAATTGTGTAGTAAAATATATCAATAAGATTATGACATTGATTGATAGTTTTTTTGTTCAAGTAGTTGATGAAATGTATGTATCTAAAAATTGTAATGAATTGAAATTCACATATAGGGTTTAATTTGATGGTTAGTGTCTTATTTAATTTCAAAGATCATGAGAAGGGTCTTTTTCTATAACAAAATATGGTAGTTAGAATTACTTATATTTCTCCATTCGAATATAATTAAGATGAAAATAGAATATGTGACTACCGAAAAAGCAAAGGGGCCAATGAGGATAATAATGATAGATTGGATGAAAATGAACCAATGGAAAGAACCAATATGAACTCACCATTACCAGAGATTACTTTAAAGACTACTACAGATATTTCTAATCAATCTATCAGTCAATCAGGAAATAGGAGAGTTGAAAGTATAAAAGATGATAGATTGATAGAGAAAACATATCTTATGAGAATTTTCAAGATATGTATGAAAAGATTATCAGTAATTGTGAGCTTTATGCTATAGATGAAAAATATAGAGAAGCAGTGGCTCATGCTATAAAACTATTGTTACTTGATATTGAGAAAAGTAATAATATTAAGGTAGGGGATAATTATATACCTGTTCAAATAGCCAAAAAGGTGCTTATATACAATTCTATAAATGAAATAGATATAGATATGGATTCAAAACTTAGATATGAGGATTTGATTGAATAAGTTAGTGCCGGGGGCGAATATTTTATGTTTGTATATTTTATATCCTATAAGTAAATAATATTTATTGTCATTTGTGAAAAAATCACATATAATATATACAGAGGAGGGATAGATATGCTTGTTAGGTTTATATTAGAGAATTTTTTGTCATACAAGGAAAGAACAGAATTTGCTATGATTCCAGGTAATGTTAGAAGAATGAAGGATCATTTGATTGATTCAGGTGACATTAACGTGCTTAGATGTGGGACAGTTTATGGAGCTAATGCATCTGGAAAGTCTAATTTAGTTAAAGCTATAAAATTTTCATCTGATATAATAGTTAAAGGTATTGAAAATGTTGATGCTACCAATAAACATTTTAGACTTGATGATTTATCTGCAAATAAACCAAGTATTTTTGAATATGAGATATCTATAGAAAATAAAATTTATTCATATGGTTATGCGACTACGTTATCCAATAAAGAAATTATTGAAGAATGGTTATATTTAAAGAAGAGTAATGGAGAAGAATGTATTTTTGATAGGGAATGTTTACATGGTGAAACAAAAATTGAAACAGATATTAAATTTAAAGATAAAGAATCTAAAACTAGATTTGGAGTTTATATGAAAGACATTGAACGTATGCCAAAAACATTATTTTTAACTGAAATAGCAAATAAAAATATTAAAAGTAAAGAACTTGATATTTTTAAACAAGTTTATGATTGGTTTAAGAATAAGCTTGTGGTTATATTTCCTACATCAAAGTTTTTGGGAGTTAACAGAATACCAACTGATTCAAGAATAAAAGAACAATTTAGTGAGTATTTAGAGTATTTTGATACAGGAATTACTAATGTGGAGATAAAGGAGATAGATTCGAATAGATTTTTAAAACAATTACCTGATGATTTAAAGTTAGAATTTAATAATATGGAACGTAATAAAAGTACTGTATTAATTATTGAAAATAAAATTTTTTCTATTGAAAAAGACAATAAAGGTCAAATTATTATTAGCAGAATAGGGATTGAACATAATTATTCTAAAGATTTATTCGATCTTGAAGATGAATCAGATGGTACTGTAAGACTTTTTGACTTAATTCCTCTTTTGGCATTAATACCGAAGGATAAGGTAGTATTTATTGATGAAATAGATAGAAGTTTTCATCCTAAATTAACAGTAGAGTTTATAAAATTGTTTTACAAACTTTCTTTAAGAACTAAAGCTCAATTGATAGTGACTACACATGAATCTCATTTGTTAGATCTTAATTTATTTAGAAGAGATGAGATTTGGTTTGTAGAGAGGAATAAAGAAGGTAGTTCAGAAATATATTCTCTTGATATTTTTAAAGATAGATATGATAAAAAAATAGAAAAAGATTATTTGATTGGTAGATATGGAGCTATACCAATTTTTGAACATTTAAATTCTATTGATTGTGGGGGAAATAAAAATGGGAAGGCTGAGAACACGGACAAGATACAATAAGAGGAGCTATGAAAGTGAATCTAAAGATCCAAATAAAGTTTTTATTATAGCTGTTGAAGGTAATGAAACTGAAGCACAGTATTTTTGTGGCCTTGAGAACAATAGTAAGTATTTGGGAATACCTAGTACGGTGAGAATTGAAGTTCTGGATAGATATGATACCAAAAGTGCACCTAAGTATGTGGTAGAGTTATTAGAAGAATACATAAGAGAAGGATATACTACTACTTTTATTGACAAATTTAAAGATACTATTGAAAATGCAGGGCTAGGGGATACTGCTGAAAACCTTATTAGAAAATATTTTGAGGATAAAATATCTTCGGAAACAAGAAAAGAGATGGAGAGGCTTATATATGAGGCTGATCGAGATAGAATATATTATCAGTATTTAGAAACTTGGAATATAGATAAAAAAGAATTTTGTGTTGTCTTTGATAGAGATAAACAGAGTACAAAACCTTGGGATTTTTCTCAAGTAGTTAAAGATTCTATAGAAAAGGGCTATAGAGTAGTTATTACTAATCCTTGTTTTGAGTTTTGGCTTTTATTGCATGTATGTGATGTACAAAAGGAATATTCCTTAGATGAAATAATACAAAATAGGTCAGTTAGTAGGGATAAAAATTTTGTTGATAGTAAACTATCTGAGATTTTAGGTGGATACAATAAGTCTAATATAAAATTTGAAGAAATATTTATGAATAAAATTGATATTGCTATAAAAAGAGAAAAAGAATATGCAACTTATTGGAAAGATATTATTAATAATGTTGGTAGCAATGTTGGGAGTTTTATTGAGGATATAAGGAAGAGATGATTTTGTGAATAGTATGAAGGGACAAAGTGTTGCTATAGGCTCTACAAAAGTAGGGCTTATTTTTTTAGATTTAAAATTTGATTGAATAAGTTAGTAAGTTAGTGCCGGGGTCGAATATTAAGAATTGCTTATATTTCTCCATTCGAATATAATTAAGATAAAAACATAATATATAGCTACTAGAGAAGAAAAGGGGAGTATAAGTTATGGACAATGGTATTATCTTAGTTTAAATTAAGGGAGGTAATTATGTGGATCAAGATGTCCGTTGGATTCAAAGATTCAATAACTATAAAAAGGCACTGAAGCAACTTCAAGGGGCAGTAGAATTAATGAAAAAAAGAGAACTTTCAATACTTGAGAAACAAGGAGTTATACAGGCTTTTGAATATACTCATGAATTAGCATGGAAGACTTTAAAGGATTTTCTCGAAAGTAAAGGAAATACAGACATATATGGCTCAAGGGATGCTACCAAAAAAGCTTTTTTACTAGACTTGATAGAAGATGGAGACATATGGATGCAAATGATAAAAAGCCGTAACTTAACTAGTCACACATATGACGAAAGTACAGCTGATGATATTATTACCCTTGTAAAAGATTTATATTTTGAACAATTTGAAAATTTAAGAATCAAAATGGAACGATTGGAAAAGGAAGAGAGTAAAAAGATATGAAATATGGGTTAAATGAGAATACATTAGAAAGTATAATTAGTATTTTTGCTAATCATTCAAAAATAGAAAAAGTATTGCTTTATGGTTCCAGGGCAAAAGGAAATTATAGAAAATTAGGATTTGATTAATCATATCAATAGAATAGGGATTATGATATACCAAAGAAGTTAATAAGTTCTATTTAGCTAAAAGCTCTACATAAAATAGGGCTTTTTTAAAATATTCTCCTATTGAAACATATGTTTGGCTAGTGTATAATT is a window of Anaerosalibacter sp. Marseille-P3206 DNA encoding:
- a CDS encoding GNAT family N-acetyltransferase, giving the protein MGKKVYLKAIEREDLPYLMNWRNRPDFRKYFREYREINSDMQEKWYENKVINDNSTIMFSIKDIENNQLLGCCGLCYINWIHRYADLSLYIGWNNEYIDNKGYALEACELLFNYAFNELNLNKIWTEIYEFDNKKKKLYESMGFKVDGILRQNYFYDGKWWNSYILSLLKDEIYEFNEGD
- a CDS encoding dTDP-4-dehydrorhamnose reductase family protein, encoding MKQRILITGATGMLGISIINAFKDDNRFEVYGISRRVNEKVNDYNRVIADITDNNELLIILNDIKPDVIIHCAANTNVDSCNHNKEYAYKLHVEATHTLAKFDSRYIYISTDSVFDGQKGDYYEEDETNPLNYYAVTKLKGEKVSLNSNSKALILRTNIYGFHLEKKNSLVEWALDNLLLNKKINGFNDVYFNPVYVNQLARIIKKIVIIKDISGILNVGSKEYISKYKFLIKLAEVFSISKSLIIPKSIDDIKFDAIRPRNTTLNLDKFEYVFKEIPSIDEGIMELRNDYDNFFSNKEVF
- a CDS encoding N-acetylneuraminate synthase family protein, giving the protein MSFNSKIRIGDRTIEKGGKPYFIADIAANHDGSIDRAFKLIELAKEAGADVAKFQNFSANKIVSRNGFDSLGGQLSHQANWEKSVYDVYEDASIPEEWTRRLKEKCDEVGIEYMTSPYDFDSVDLVEPYVNAYKIGSGDITWSEILKHIAKKGKPVLLATGASDLDDVKRAVDEIKCINKDIVLMQCNTNYTASKENFKYINLNVLNTYRKMYPNIILGLSDHTLGYSTVLGAIAFGATIIEKHFTDDNDRIGPDHKFSMNPTTWRKMVEAANELYLSLGDGVKRIEENEQQTAIVQRRSLYYRKDLKAGHVIDKKDLFPVRPIKQDGIPPYEIDRIVGKKISIDVKSDDYVKWSDFE
- a CDS encoding cytidylyltransferase domain-containing protein yields the protein MNVVCIVQARVGSTRLPEKVLKKICGKTVLEHDIDRLKQVKNLNNLVIATTTLEDDNKIEKLVTKLGVDCFRGSSEDVLSRYYFAAKKYKADVIVRVTSDCPLIDYDTSDKIIKYYLDNLDKYDYVSNTIERTYPRGLDTEVFSFQALEKSHMEAKKKYEREHVTPYIYQNTDMFRVAQYKNEDDYSNYRWTLDTEEDYKLISIIYNNLYKKDKLFSFDNILKFIDENPYLIKINEHVQQKKLGE
- a CDS encoding DnaA N-terminal domain-containing protein translates to MPSKIDLLLKEIGNIKKSLSIIEEELIQMQNLRQETKTNMGKVDEETSDIWSQVIKVIKNELTEVSFNTWIRDIKLVSKDNNYFYISVPNAFHQNIIEGRYLKIIENALMFVTNKNYTAKVLVEETYEDCSEKWGAIERIEKTDNKYNFDNLIK
- a CDS encoding AAA family ATPase; the encoded protein is MLVRFILENFLSYKERTEFAMIPGNVRRMKDHLIDSGDINVLRCGTVYGANASGKSNLVKAIKFSSDIIVKGIENVDATNKHFRLDDLSANKPSIFEYEISIENKIYSYGYATTLSNKEIIEEWLYLKKSNGEECIFDRECLHGETKIETDIKFKDKESKTRFGVYMKDIERMPKTLFLTEIANKNIKSKELDIFKQVYDWFKNKLVVIFPTSKFLGVNRIPTDSRIKEQFSEYLEYFDTGITNVEIKEIDSNRFLKQLPDDLKLEFNNMERNKSTVLIIENKIFSIEKDNKGQIIISRIGIEHNYSKDLFDLEDESDGTVRLFDLIPLLALIPKDKVVFIDEIDRSFHPKLTVEFIKLFYKLSLRTKAQLIVTTHESHLLDLNLFRRDEIWFVERNKEGSSEIYSLDIFKDRYDKKIEKDYLIGRYGAIPIFEHLNSIDCGGNKNGKAENTDKIQ
- a CDS encoding nucleotidyltransferase domain-containing protein, with amino-acid sequence MKYGLNENTLESIISIFANHSKIEKVLLYGSRAKGNYRKLGFD
- a CDS encoding RloB family protein → MGRLRTRTRYNKRSYESESKDPNKVFIIAVEGNETEAQYFCGLENNSKYLGIPSTVRIEVLDRYDTKSAPKYVVELLEEYIREGYTTTFIDKFKDTIENAGLGDTAENLIRKYFEDKISSETRKEMERLIYEADRDRIYYQYLETWNIDKKEFCVVFDRDKQSTKPWDFSQVVKDSIEKGYRVVITNPCFEFWLLLHVCDVQKEYSLDEIIQNRSVSRDKNFVDSKLSEILGGYNKSNIKFEEIFMNKIDIAIKREKEYATYWKDIINNVGSNVGSFIEDIRKR
- a CDS encoding nucleotidyltransferase substrate binding protein translates to MDQDVRWIQRFNNYKKALKQLQGAVELMKKRELSILEKQGVIQAFEYTHELAWKTLKDFLESKGNTDIYGSRDATKKAFLLDLIEDGDIWMQMIKSRNLTSHTYDESTADDIITLVKDLYFEQFENLRIKMERLEKEESKKI